A single genomic interval of Daucus carota subsp. sativus chromosome 1, DH1 v3.0, whole genome shotgun sequence harbors:
- the LOC108206368 gene encoding glutamate receptor 2.1, with the protein MSHFIHFVLLVTMSFSCPLLNLQVKIADGSLISPVGNNGRPGTIGKCAMFRTTSRSRKEAKVAIEMVVCDFCFIRNRNLLLHSQDYQARPGLAALEETYLEDLEWDDVKAASEETGDHKPVFQSSADSIPSTPTFTWFLQSNQLKKQKFKVFPATLGAKKLNMTQIGSAWITDLFHSISPRKFSSMQDIYGTKTYIPEQGQIFHNFKKRSRSNFRSIHPDYEEHDEPGIFVSQAYNPVRALFCNPDATNLFQRIAAAKTGVKLKKTFGKVEEYVNVIGMTHQGRYGIKDLGFSGTIDVEAPCLNSIKILKDVLFSAQPWQAERRRRIVTSRAEPIWMGVTDQTTFLQFVKVESDPRSHATSYDGFSIGVLEEARKIADLSNDLNNFSSFMGEYDVLVKQITLWKFVGLAGDVAFPKKRTYTDFSEASHMQPTKRRRRILTSRSEPIRVGVPARSMFQQFVKVKTDPKTNVTSYDGFSLKVFEEAMNIVDVKNDFTYNYYSFDGEYDDLVKQRALGKFDVVAGDVTILEERQKYADFSLAYTESGMVLVVPIRSRLPIQMWLFMNPFTTELWGLILAITIYNGFIVWLIERNYNPEFRSGTLWNQFGTLFWPASTTLFTLSADKLQSKLSRMVMVVWLFVALILTQSYLSILSNMLTAQRLAPATKDVESLKNMNATVGYCRGAFLESYMINALGFSPAQIKKYSSTSASAKALKTGEIAGIFLEVPSAKLFLAQYCKSFMTTEKIFKVGGYGFAFKKNFPLLPDINKAILKISENGKLLELEERYINSKECAEPVLFSNEDASIGLDSFAILFVLSGCTSTVALAIYISRYIICLLSSTADCSDLFKRVSTFTKRWIDYRRPSSAIVISLENPGNPPDAPCPGARQFVSTTDAESLEDHPQTLGQ; encoded by the exons ATGAGCCATTTTATTCACTTCGTCTTGCTTGTTACTATGTCTTTTTCATGCCCGTTGCTTAATTTACAAGTGAAAATCGCCGACGGTAGCCTGATCAGCCCAGTCGGAAACAATGGAAGGCCCGGGACGATTGGTAAATGCGCTATGTTTCGCACAACTTCTCGATCTCGCAAAGAGGCTAAAGTAGCCATAGAGATGGTAGTTTGCGATTTCTGTTTTATTAGAAATCGAAACCTGCTTCTTCACTCTCAAGACTATCAAGCCAGACCTGGTCTTGCAGCTTTGGAAG AAACATATTTGGAAGATCTTGAGTGGGATGATGTCAAGGCAGCTAGTGAAGAAACTGGTGATCATAAACCCGTATTTCAATCTTCCGCTGATTCAATTCCATCAACGCCAACATTTACTTGGTTTCTCCAATCCAATCAGCTCAAGAAACAAAAGTTTAAAGTGTTTCCTGCAACTCTTGGAGCCAAGAAACTGAATATGACACAAATCGGGTCTGCATGGATCACGGATCTCTTCCATTCCATCAGTCCCAGAAAATTTTCATCAATGCAGGACATCTATGGGACTAAAACTTACATTCCAGAACAAGGGCagatatttcataattttaagaaaagatcACGGTCAAACTTCAGGAGTATTCATCCTGATTATGAAGAACATGATGAGCCTGGCATCTTCGTTTCACAGGCTTATAACCCTGTTCGGGCTCTTTTCTGCAATCCCGATGCCACAAATCTGTTCCAAAGAATTGCAGCAGCCAAAACTGgtgttaaattgaaaaaaacttTTGGCAAGGTAGAAGAATATGTTAATGTCATTGGAATGACTCATCAAGGTCGGTATGGGATAAAAGACTTGGGATTTTCTGGAACTATTGATGTTGAAGCTCCTTGCCTTAACtctattaagattttaaaagatgTCCTGTTTTCGGCACAACCATGGCAGGCTGAGAGAAGACGACGAATTGTGACAAGTAGGGCAGAGCCAATTTGGATGGGTGTAACTGACCAAACGACCTTTCTACAATTTGTGAAGGTAGAAAGTGATCCCAGAAGTCATGCGACTTCTTATGATGGGTTTTCAATTGGAGTGTTGGAAGAAGCGAGGAAAATTGCAGATCTTAGCAATGACCTGAACAATTTTTCCTCTTTCATGGGAGAGTATGATGTTTTGGTGAAACAAATAACTTTATGG AAGTTTGTTGGGTTAGCTGGTGATGTAGCATTTCCGAAAAAAAGAACCTACACAGATTTCTCAGAGGCTAGTCATATGCAGCCAACTAAGAGAAGACGGCGTATTCTAACAAGTAGATCAGAGCCTATTAGGGTGGGTGTTCCAGCCCGGTCGATGTTCCAACAATTTGTGAAGGTAAAAACTGATCCTAAAACTAATGTAACTTCTTATGATGGATTTTCACTCAAGGTGTTCGAGGAAGCAATGAACATTGTAGATGTTAAAAACGACTTCACATACAACTATTACTCTTTCGATGGAGAGTATGATGACTTGGTGAAACAAAGAGCTTTAGGG AAGTTTGATGTGGTAGCTGGTGATGTAACAATTCTTGAAGAAAGACAAAAGTACGCAGATTTCTCACTGGCTTATACAGAATCAGGAATGGTATTAGTAGTACCCATTCGGTCCAGATTACCTATTCAAATGTGGCTCTTCATGAATCCCTTCACGACGGAACTATGGGGCCTGATACTAGCTATAACCATCTACAATGGCTTCATAGTATGGCTGATTGAGAGAAATTACAATCCTGAATTTAGATCTGGCACTCTCTGGAATCAGTTTGGAACACTCTTTTGGCCAGCATCTACAACACTTTTCACTTTGAGTG CCGACAAACTGCAAAGTAAGTTATCAAGGATGGTAATGGTTGTTTGGCTCTTTGTGGCACTAATACTTACACAGAGTTACTTATCCATCCTTTCTAATATGCTCACTGCTCAAAGACTTGCACCGGCTACCAAGGATGTTGAATCACTCAAGAACATGAATGCAACAGTTGGCTATTGCAGAGGGGCATTTCTTGAATCCTACATGATCAATGCCTTGGGTTTCAGCCCGGCACAGATCAAGAAGTACTCATCAACAAGTGCATCTGCAAAAGCCCTTAAAACCGGAGAAATAGCTGGCATCTTTCTTGAAGTTCCTTCCGCTAAACTCTTTCTTGCTCAGTACTGCAAAAGCTTCATGACaactgaaaaaatatttaaagttgGAGGATATGGTTTT GCGTTTAAGAAGAACTTCCCATTGCTTCCAGATATAAACAAGGCAATActcaaaatttctgaaaatggGAAGCTTCTGGAACTTGAGGAGAGATACATTAACTCTAAGGAATGCGCGGAACCAgttttgttttcaaatgaagATGCTAGTATTGGTTTAGATAGCTTTGCAATACTCTTTGTGTTAAGTGGCTGCACATCAACAGTTGCTCTCGCCATATACATCAGTAGGTACATTATATGCTTGTTATCGTCTACGGCAGACTGCAGTGATCTTTTCAAAAGGGTATCAACTTTTACCAAGAGATGGATAGATTACAGAAGACCATCATCGGCTATAGTTATCAGTTTAGAAAACCCTGGAAATCCTCCTGATGCTCCTTGCCCTGGAGCGAGGCAATTCGTCAGTACAACTGATGCGGAAAGCCTTGAAGATCATCCACAAACTCTTGGCCAATAA